The following are from one region of the Coffea eugenioides isolate CCC68of chromosome 2, Ceug_1.0, whole genome shotgun sequence genome:
- the LOC113760720 gene encoding stress-related protein — protein MAETDPKPQNQMEGSEEQRLKYLEFVQAAVLHLVLCAASVYTYAKDNSGPLKPGVQRVEGTVRTVVGPVYNKFHDVPFALLKLVDRKVDESVSKMENYVPPLLKKAPAAARTVASEVKSAGVMETASGLAKNAYVKYEPAARELYTKYEPVAEHYAVSAWRSLNKLPLFPQVAQAVVPAAGYCSEKYNQTVQQTAEKGYKAASYLPLVPTEKIAKIFTTEEAEPRVGGGDSAVEAH, from the exons ATGGCGGAAACTGATCCCAAACCTCAAAACCAGATG GAGGGTAGCGAGGAGCAGAGGTTGAAATACTTGGAATTCGTGCAAGCCGCTGTCCTCCATCTGGTGCTTTGCGCTGCTAGCGTTTACACTTACGCGAAAGATAATTCGGGCCCGTTGAAGCCCGGCGTCCAGCGCGTTGAGGGCACCGTCAGAACTGTTGTTGGCCCGGTATATAATAAGTTCCATGATGTGCCCTTTGCGCTCCTCAAGTTAGTTGATCGCAAG GTCGATGAATCTGTGAGCAAGATGGAGAACTATGTACCTCCACTTTTAAAGAAGGCACCTGCTGCAGCTCGCACTGTTGCTTCTGAAGTTAAGAGTGCAGGTGTTATGGAAACTGCTTCAGGACTTGCAAAGAATGCATATGTCAAGTATGAGCCAGCTGCGAGGGAGCTTTACACCAAATATGAGCCAGTGGCTGAGCATTACGCTGTATCTGCTTGGCGCTCTCTGAATAAGCTTCCATTGTTTCCTCAGGTGGCACAAGCTGTTGTCCCTGCTGCTGGTTATTGTTCTGAGAAGTATAACCAGACTGTTCAGCAGACAGCAGAGAAGGGTTACAAGGCTGCATCTTATCTACCATTGGTACCCACCGAGAAGATTGCTAAGATATTTACAACTGAAGAGGCGGAACCTAGGGTTGGTGGAGGAGATTCTGCCGTTGAGGCACACTAA